The sequence TTTCTGATTATTTTTTCCacctgatttttttcttaaatctgAAAAAAATTGTGTacttattttttcaataaatgcACTGATAATTTTTCCAAATTCAACGTCAAAACCTGATTTTtcggtttcaaaatgtattttctcaAGTACAACATGTTTGGGCCCTAATTTAGCTccatttcctgagggaactctcctgaaggaatcaataaagtactatctatctataagtTATATTTCTGTCAACAATGGTATGTTTGGGGGAAATAATTATCGCTGTTTATACTTCCTGTTCAGTAGCTGACGGGTGTATGGAAAACGCTCCAGACACAGCCGAGTTCAGCCGGGAGTTCCAGAAGCACGGACACTTGTATGATCCGGGAAACCAGTACCCAGCTCTGATGAAGTGGGTCAGTATAAACATTAATATTAACACAATTTTTGTAgccataaaacaatatttttctgttTGTGGCCCCAATGTCTGTCTTTAGTATTACTCATTTATTCCTATGTAAACTGAAGGGTCCTCACAAACACACTCAGCATGTTTATATGcactaaaacaatatttattgGCTTCATATGATTAAAGCTAGATTTTTAAAACATGTAAAAGCATCATTGAGCCTCTTTAAAATCTCCCAGAATTATTTGTAACCCTGCTGTAAtccattttttacatttatttactatttttatCCCCTTTACCGTAAAGTACAGTAGATATTAGATGACATGTAAAATTATTATCAGTGCATAAGAATTATATCACAAATTACATTATTATTTGGGATGCCCCAACTTTTTCACTTCAGATACAATACTTACATTGGAGCGTTGAGTTATGGATGGAaatccgatacgatatcagcacaaattaTAGTACatacttttgttattttgtagtgtgggatATTAGCAAAAACTAAATTGGTAACTACCTAGCGTAGTAAACGCTAGCCGAAAACTGGTGCaccaattgctagctgacaatttGCGCACTCCTTGCTCGTTGACAATTGACGCTTTAATCACTATCTGACAACTGTGCACTCATCGCTAGATGACAACCATCGCGTTACTCGCTACCTGTCAACTCTAGCAGAAGGTTGGAGCGGCAATATTTAGCTAGCGATTGGCGCTATCATCGCGGGCTAACAGCTGGCGTGCTAACCGCCAGCTGAAAATTGGCGCACCAGTCACTGGCTGACAATTGGCATGCCAATCGCCAGCTGACCACCGGCGCCCTAATTGCTATCTGACAACTTTGCACTCATTGTTGGATGACAACCGACGCGTTACtcgctagctgtcaacactaGCAGAAAACTGGTGCGGCAATCGCTAGGTAACTATTGGCGCACtcatcgctagctgacaactgtcGCGCTAATTGCCAGCTGAAAACCGCTGCGCTAAAAGTACTCAAACAAAACAATGCtaagtatgaaaaacactaaccttttttttttaacagtttggaATGGACGcatgctatttttaagttgaagtggagtggcagTTTTTCTTGGCAACACTTACTGGTCGCAACAATTGATAAATCAAGCCCATTATGCAGTTTGTCGAATGAtccggacacgtttgttactggatactttctaataaacTTCATCCTTGAAGACTTTGTAATCAATATgctactataattatttgatactagtttatattgacaaatgtgttttCAAACTGCgattttgttcaattaaggacatttATTactacgtatgtctagcttgtgtgctattgtgtgctcagtTGTTGTGTAGCAGCTATCTTTTAGTAGCTTATACCCTATCATGTTTACTTGTTTGAGTAAAATATAACAACTGATATTCCATATTAATACCACAAAAAAGCTGCAAAAAAACACACTTCGGACCTAGACTTAAAAATAATTGCTGCAGCGTGCGCCAAAGAGCAAAACCAAGATGTGTTTTCCGTTCATTTGAAGAGTTGAGTGAAGGCGTTAACACTGGTTGTAAattgtctgttttttgttttgtttttatctttcCAGAATAAGGAACTTCTGTACCAAAAACTGAAGGGCGGCGCAAAGCGGAGAAAAAGGGTGAAAGACCTTTTGGACACATCGTTTTGAGTTATCAACAAATCCCACAGTAGTCCCTGACTTGTATTTTCTCCATGTCCTGTTTACAGAGCGTCAGCAACCCTTACCTGATGGGCCAGAGGCTGGACAATGTGGTGGCCAAGAAATCTGTCCCCGACTTCTCGGAGGAAGAGGAGGCGTCGACCATGCCTGCAAGCACCAAACCCACAAGTTAAATTCAAATATAGTTTTGGTTACAATTGAAGCAGTCCAAAAAAATCTTTGAGAATAAGGCAACGAGTTTATTTTGATCATATGTCAACTGGCTAGGTTAGAATTTATATCAAAAAGTGTTTATTCATAATGATGGAGATGAACATAAAACCCTATAAGCAGATATCTTGAATATAAACAGGGGTGTcctgatccgatattgatatcagcAATAAATGGAATATCGGTCCGCGTGTAAAATGCGCACAGCTGGGCAGCCAGTTAACGTCTAAACGTCCTCCAGTAAACACAATTTGAGATTTTTTCggattttagtcaagtcatttacaaaaggtaaacatggtagccTATATGTTACTAGGaggtagcagctacacaacagctaagcacacaataacaTGCAAGCTAGATGTGCGAAATGTGTTCTGTatttaacaatattgcagtctaaaacagagcatttgtcaatataaacaagtacaaACTAATTATAGTTGAGTGTCACTTAtcaagtctccaaggcagatatcagaaaatatccagtaacaaacatgtcagcATCATTCAACTTTCAGCGTCATGAGCTAAACATAGGGTTGTGTTTCTCAAGTATTTTCTGTTAGGTCGCCCTTTGGATGAAGAAAACATTCCGCGCTTGTATCATTTGTCTTTAAAATTGCTGTAGGTACATCTCAGCATAACATTGTATtcttaataacataaaaaaatatatatatataggtcaacGTGCAACACATTTTAACTTTTTtgacattgtttaaaaaaaaagtaatacttaTTTAAACTATACATTTTCTATGACCATTTGAGCCATTTGATActaaaaaataaagtcaataattaaaaaaaataaattcacattAATCCGGGTGTACAACTAACACAACACATTTGTAAAACACCttgctgatttaaaaaaataatcaaaaccaaATAATCTAAAGTCAGCATTAATGGCTACAACAAGCACGTTTAGCAGTGCACAGCTTTTTGAAGAAAgcgtgatactgataaagcacgtGACCCCAATGGCATCCcacttaaataaatattgtgGCCAGTAGGTGTCGCCAAAAACAACACTttaatttaaagacagcataaatcaATTCCTGCATGGTTAATAGTAAATAtactagtgtttttcatacctaccattgttttgTGTGTATAATTACACTTAAACCTTTGTACAactttccacactacaaaatactaCATAAGATTCCTGCTGATGCCGAATCGGATCAGTATCGGCCGTTACTGAGAGCTCCAACAGcggtatcggaagtgaaaaattTGTATTGGGACACCCTTAAATTGTACAGTATAGATTACTTCAACAGTGGCTGTAAAGAGATTAAAATACTCATTTTGATTATGTGTTTGTCTTGAAAAAAGTTATTACAAAGTATATTAAACCTTTGCAAAATTAAATCCAACTCTTTTTGTTGTGTGTGACACATTTGGcgataaaacagtggttctcaaaacacttggctctccaagtagcaCTGTAATGACCAGCATGGAAATACAATAGTGtattaggcctaagtattcattaaaaacaaggcaaaagtATAATAGTTTTGGCTGCTGCAACATtagacacagtttgaacagtaacactgtgtttgaatattaaattaagtgattatttggcataccactagatggcgcCAAAGCATAgcttttgattggttgattgaaacttttattagtagattgcacagtacaagtacatattccgtacaattgaccactaaatggtaacagccgaataagtttttcaacctgtataaatcgggctccacgttaatggtaaaaagctatagaacaggggtctcagacacgcggcccgcgggccagttgtggcccgcgagacgttattttgcggacCCACCTTAACATGAAAGTTTAATattagtgtggcccgcaagttttatatgaatggtgcttgacagcgttgtgtgctccaaacagagacaatttttgttatgtgggttcaaaatgtctctttcaacgttctgggttgccaacccctgcgtTAGTGGGAAAGCGGCAAATAactgaaagcgacagagacgttgccagggAGACGTGGGTTTTCTTAGGTGCctagctgcagtcacaccgcaacacctgtccgtcagtattaACAGTCcacaataacctggaccaattctaacagttatttgttttttttttaattgtataatttgcattgcctcacacaatgaacactacatatacagtggggcaaaaaagtatttagtcagccagcgattgtgcaagttctcccacttaaaatgatgacataggtctgtaattttcatcataggtacacttcaactgtgagagacagaatgtgaaaaaaaaatccaggaattcacattgtaagaattttaaataatttatttgtaaattatgatggaaaataagtatttggtcaaccattcaaagctctcactgagggaaggaggttttggctcaaaatctcatgatacatggccccattcattctttccttaacacggatcaatcgtcctgtccccttagcagaaaaacagccccaaagcatgatgtttccacccccatgcttcacagtaggtatggtgttcttgggatgcaactcagtattcttcttcctccaaacacaacgagttgagtttataccaaaatggatacatggatgatacagcagaggattgggagaatgtcatgtggtcagatgaaaccaaaatagaactttttggtaaaaactcacaTTCTAtcactcacagttgaagtgtacctatgatggaaattacagacctctgtcatcattttaagtgggagaacttgcacaatctttggctgactaaatacttttttgccccactgtatttgtatATGATGCCGCATAACACTCCAGGGACGTCACTTTTTCGCGCTCGCCATCCCGGTATTACCTgccaaccgccgtgttgctgtagggaggaaaagcggagcaacacacattgtgaaaaataataatattctccgtgcgtcggctaaatacagaTATATTCCACTACCACAAGcacgtctttttcaaagcctgcagtaaagagaaaggttagtgatgagcaaagacaattccaggcaaagtgggagatgcaatatttctttgttgagcccAGGGGAACCcagacgtgtcttatttgcacagagaaagttgcggtgcacaagggatacaatttgaaacgtcattatacaactagacatgctgaagaTATGCAAAACAAATTTTTAAGAaaccttttcttgcggcccagcctcacgcAGACTCTGcgttcagtggcccccaggtaaattgagtttgagacccctgctatagaatGATGTAAaattatgtttgaaaaaaaaaaatatatatatatatatatatatattacatatatatatgtatatatatatatatatatatatatatatatatatatatatatacatacacacacatatatttactttAGTTTGTTGCAATGTAATAGTTTTGGTTGTTCCTGTCTTATAAAATAATTATCTGCGTCAGACACGAGTggcacgtttttgtttttttctggaaaggGGGCATGGTTTCAGGGCAGGAGCAGGAAGAAAGCGCATAAAAGCCAGAGAGGACATGCGCACTCAACACATGCTCGGGATATTCTGGAAGATCAACAGGTAATTCAGTATTTCTAACTGCGTAAAACCTGTGCGTAAAGTGTGCGTAAATGTCTCAGTGTGCTTTCCAGCGTCCacgatgagagtccagtccttgttGACGTTCTCCGCAGTTCTGGTTCTGGTTCCCAGCAAGTCCGCTGCCTTCCAGGGACAGTCTCCGCACGCAGATAAATCCAACCAGAACGACGCGCCGGCGCGTAATTGCCAGCCGTCACCTCCCATCAGCGGCTTTATTTCCCGCGGGATGGCGCCGGCGGAATCGGCGCCACGGACGAGGTTCTGGAGTCCAGCCAGGAGGCGCTGCACGTAACGGAGCGTCGGTACCTGCGCCTGGACTGGTGCAAGACGCAGCCCCTCAAGCAGACCATCCGCCAGGAAGGCTGCCTGAGCCGCGCCGTCATCAACCGCTTCTGCTACGGCCAGTGCAACTCCTTCTACATCCCCCGGCAACGTTTACCGGGACGGGGACGCCTTCGAGTCCTGCTCGGCCTGCAAGCCCAAAAGCTTCAGCACGGTGACGTACACCCTCTTCTGCCCCGGACAGACCCCGGGGACCAGGAAGAAACGGGTGCAGCGCGTCAAGCAGTGTCGGTGCGCCACCATAGGCACGGATTCATAACTTCACTCCAAAAACCTCggatttttatttgatttgatttttttttcttactctAGAAGTCCAACTCACAATGGACTAAAAACATTCTAATGTGGATCAAATTGGACATATTCcaatattaatttattatttaagATGAAATGATATAAagcacattgatttttttttacatttaatgggGTTTTGTAGTAATTGCTCAAATATTTTTTGATTTGAactaaaataatgaaaaatatttagaaaatagtaaattaaaataatttagtcaatttatttttatattaaattaaTACTAGTTTTATTGAATTAAACATATTGACAATGGGTTTTTTCTCaaatgtcaaatgttttttgtattaaacaaAAATCATTAGTTAAAATTTatcgaaaaatataaaaaaatatttgtatcaaAGTGAACATGCCGGTATTCcaatattaatttattattttaaattaaattacataaagcatatagattttttttttacatttaatgaggTTTTGTAGTAATTGCTCAAATATTTTTTGATTTGAACTAAAATAATGAAAATGATTTTGAAAATCgtaaattaaaataatttagttgatttatttttatattaaattaaTACTAGTTAAATTGAATTAAACATATTGACAATGGGGTTTTTCTAAAATTGGTCAAATGTTTTTTGTATTGAACAAAATTATTAGTTAAAATTTAtcgaaaaatataataaaatatttgtatCAAAATGAACATACCAGTATtccaatattattttattttaaattaaattacataaagcatatagatttattttttttacattaaatgagGTTTTGTAGTAATTGCTCGAATATTTTTTGATTTGAactaaaataatgaaaattattttgaaaatcgtaaattaaaataatttagtTGATTTAGTTTTATATTAAATTAATACTAGTTAAATTGAATTAAACATATTGACGATGGGGTTTTTCTAAAATTGGtcaaatgttttttgtattaaacaaAATTATTAGTTAAAATTTatcgaaaaatataaaaaaatatttgtatcaaAATGAACATACCGGTATTCcaatattaatttattatttaaaattaaattataTAAAGCATATATTTTTTTCGGGGGGGACATTTAATGGGGTTTTGTAGTAGTTGCTCAAATATTTTTTGATTTGAactaaaataatgaaaaatatttagaaaatcgtaaattaaaataatttagtcaatttatttttatattaaattaaTACTAGTTTTATTGAATTAAACATATTGACAATGGGTTTTTTCTAAAATGTGtcaaatttttttgtattaaacaaaAATTATTAGTTAAAATTTatcgaaaaatataaaaaaatatttgtatcaaAATGAACATACCGGTATTCcaatattaatttattatttaaaattaaattacataaagcatatagatttttttttacatttaatgaggTTTTGTAGTAATTGCTCGAATATTTTTTGATTTgaactaaaataataaaaattattttgaaaatcgtaaattaaaataatttagtcgatttatttttatattaaattaaTACTAGTTAAATTGAATCAAACCTATTGACAATGGGGTTTTTCTAAAACTGGtcaaatgttttttgtattaaacaaAATTATTAGTTAAAATTTatcgaaaaatataaaaaaaatatttgtatcaaAATGAACATTccaatataaatgtattattttaaattaaattatataaagcatattgttgttttttttggggacATATAATGCAGTTTTGTAGTAATtgctcaaatatttttttatttgaactaaaataatgaaaataattttGAGAATCgtaaattaaaataattttgttaatttatttttatattaaattaaTACTAGTTGTATTGAATTAAACATattgataatgttttttttctaaaatttgtcaaatgttttttgtattaaacaaAAATTATTAGTTAAAATTcatccaaaaatataaaaaaatatttgtgtcaAAATAAACATACCGGTATTCCAATATTCcctccatccaaccattttctaccgcttattcccttttggggtcgctggcgcctaatttattatttataaaagtaagtgcatctctatgttccttcaaaaccactctaaaacaacacctccaggcaacttcaacactttactaataccctcctccattcacatcccatccccgcggattataaacaacctaatgtaaataatcaaatgtacttctaatgtatatactgtacttgttcttatgctatccgaactcact comes from Nerophis ophidion isolate RoL-2023_Sa linkage group LG24, RoL_Noph_v1.0, whole genome shotgun sequence and encodes:
- the grem1a gene encoding LOW QUALITY PROTEIN: gremlin-1a (The sequence of the model RefSeq protein was modified relative to this genomic sequence to represent the inferred CDS: deleted 3 bases in 2 codons) — translated: MRVQSLLTFSAVLVLVPSKSAAFQGQSPHADKSNQNDAPARNCQPSPPISGFISRGMAPAESATDEVLESSQEALHVTERRYLRLDWCKTQPLKQTIRQEGCLSRAVINRFCYGQCNSFYIPRNVYRDGDAFESCSACKPKSFSTVTYTLFCPGQTPGTRKKRVQRVKQCRCATIGTDS